In the Shewanella sp. OMA3-2 genome, one interval contains:
- a CDS encoding lipid-binding SYLF domain-containing protein, protein MTRLLTLFSATIVSLSLLLSPASYADESSYTDAITNFKKASETQAFFNTAYGYALFPTVGKGGIGIGAAYGKGRVYKSGAHTGDSSLTQISIGFQLGGQAYSEIIFFKNAKAYNDFTSGSFEFSAQASAVAINVGASAQVGTTGNSAGAGQAGSNHAANAVYINDMAIFTAAKGGLMYEAALAGQSFTFDAK, encoded by the coding sequence ATGACACGTTTACTCACCCTGTTCAGTGCAACTATTGTTAGCTTATCTTTGTTATTAAGCCCTGCTAGTTATGCTGATGAATCTAGTTATACCGATGCGATTACTAATTTCAAAAAAGCATCTGAAACCCAGGCATTTTTTAATACCGCATATGGCTATGCGCTATTCCCAACAGTGGGTAAAGGGGGCATTGGCATTGGTGCTGCATATGGTAAAGGCCGTGTGTACAAAAGTGGCGCACACACAGGCGACTCAAGCTTAACCCAAATATCGATTGGTTTTCAGTTAGGTGGTCAAGCCTATAGCGAAATTATCTTCTTCAAAAATGCCAAAGCTTATAATGACTTCACCAGCGGCAGTTTTGAGTTTAGCGCCCAAGCCTCGGCTGTGGCGATTAACGTCGGTGCCAGTGCTCAAGTAGGCACCACTGGCAACTCAGCAGGCGCCGGACAAGCTGGCAGTAACCATGCAGCAAACGCGGTGTACATCAATGATATGGCCATCTTCACCGCAGCAAAAGGTGGTTTGATGTACGAAGCCGCATTAGCGGGTCAGTCATTTACTTTTGATGCAA
- a CDS encoding S9 family peptidase produces the protein MAILLSSSLAIDVQAAPTATPRTHAITIDDFFDIGQMQDVAISPNAKQAVWLESRWDEALDKAQADLWLINTQDKKSQRLTFTHDNESSLVWSHDGEFIYFISADKKDDAKAPYNGKNQVFRITLANLVIQPMTKEALGVNAFQLSADSKLLYFLANKESTDTDQWADMRANYSVPKYAHGKRDTNPLKVLDLTNFKQKTLLDDDKVVWQFNVNDSGSKIARITTSDNELVFYEGWSNIEIFDVKTTSNKVIDDTQWRQQAPSAYGWLLGLDWHQDNQQLAFRIDFDGYPGKLFVTNTNANIPTIELKPIGKTTFEGGNIQWRPKSNELCYLGAQAARTQLFCSQINKGKVGDTRSVLAGDTVVGSYSFGASGKQVVFSHNSLTHFHDLFIADADYKRSQFKRLTNINPQVDSWQLPQISVVTWKAPDGATVEGILELPYGYKKSQGKLPLVVQIHGGPTAATPYSLQHRSYGRATFPATGWALLSPNYRGSIGYGDKFLTDLVGKEHQIEVADIMAGVDTLIADGIVDGDKMAVMGWSNGGYLTNALISTSNRFKAASSGAGVFDQRLQWMLEDTPGHVINFMQGLPWEQPEAYDKASSLTYANKITTPTLIHIGENDQRVPVGHAQGLYRSLKHYLNVPVELIVYPGEGHGLNLYKHRKAKMEWDKKWFEYYVLDKQ, from the coding sequence ATGGCAATACTGCTTTCAAGCTCTTTGGCTATTGATGTTCAAGCTGCACCCACGGCCACTCCCCGCACTCACGCCATAACTATTGATGACTTTTTCGATATAGGTCAAATGCAAGATGTAGCCATTAGCCCTAATGCCAAGCAAGCCGTGTGGCTGGAAAGCCGTTGGGATGAAGCCTTAGATAAAGCCCAAGCAGATCTCTGGCTAATTAACACCCAAGATAAGAAAAGCCAGCGCCTAACCTTTACCCATGACAATGAATCAAGCCTGGTTTGGAGCCATGATGGAGAGTTTATTTATTTTATCTCTGCCGATAAAAAAGATGATGCTAAAGCCCCATATAACGGTAAAAACCAGGTTTTTCGCATCACACTAGCTAACCTAGTCATTCAACCTATGACCAAAGAAGCCTTGGGCGTTAATGCATTCCAATTAAGTGCTGACAGTAAATTACTTTATTTTTTAGCCAATAAAGAATCGACAGATACTGACCAATGGGCCGACATGCGTGCCAATTATTCAGTGCCTAAGTATGCCCATGGTAAACGCGATACCAACCCATTGAAGGTGCTTGATCTTACTAACTTTAAACAAAAAACCTTGCTAGATGATGACAAAGTAGTTTGGCAATTTAATGTTAATGACAGCGGCAGTAAAATAGCCCGTATCACCACCAGCGATAATGAATTAGTTTTTTATGAAGGCTGGTCAAATATTGAAATTTTTGATGTTAAAACCACCAGCAATAAAGTCATCGATGATACACAATGGCGCCAACAAGCTCCTTCAGCTTATGGGTGGTTATTGGGTTTAGATTGGCATCAAGATAACCAGCAACTGGCTTTTAGAATCGATTTTGATGGCTATCCGGGTAAGTTATTTGTGACTAATACCAATGCAAATATCCCCACAATAGAGCTTAAGCCAATCGGTAAAACCACCTTTGAAGGTGGCAATATTCAATGGCGTCCTAAAAGTAATGAATTATGTTATCTCGGCGCGCAAGCTGCACGTACACAATTATTCTGCAGCCAAATCAACAAAGGTAAAGTGGGTGATACACGTAGCGTGCTAGCCGGTGATACCGTGGTAGGCAGTTACAGTTTTGGCGCATCAGGCAAACAAGTGGTTTTTAGTCACAATAGTCTGACTCATTTCCATGACTTATTTATTGCTGATGCCGACTATAAGCGCAGTCAATTTAAACGCTTAACTAACATTAATCCGCAAGTCGATAGCTGGCAGTTACCACAAATATCTGTGGTGACCTGGAAAGCACCCGATGGTGCGACCGTGGAAGGCATATTAGAACTGCCATACGGCTATAAAAAATCCCAAGGTAAGTTACCTTTAGTGGTACAAATTCATGGTGGCCCTACCGCAGCAACGCCTTACTCACTGCAACACCGCTCGTATGGGCGAGCAACATTTCCAGCTACCGGCTGGGCATTGTTATCGCCGAATTATCGTGGTTCTATTGGCTATGGCGATAAGTTTTTAACTGATCTTGTCGGTAAAGAGCACCAAATCGAGGTGGCGGATATTATGGCTGGAGTCGACACGTTAATTGCTGATGGCATTGTTGATGGCGACAAAATGGCGGTAATGGGCTGGAGTAACGGGGGCTACCTCACCAATGCATTAATCAGCACCAGCAATCGCTTTAAAGCGGCAAGTTCTGGCGCTGGCGTGTTCGACCAACGTTTGCAATGGATGCTAGAAGACACGCCAGGGCATGTGATTAACTTTATGCAAGGACTGCCTTGGGAACAGCCAGAAGCGTATGATAAAGCCTCATCTTTAACCTATGCGAATAAAATTACCACCCCAACACTTATTCATATTGGCGAGAATGATCAACGTGTTCCTGTTGGTCATGCTCAAGGGCTTTACCGCAGCTTAAAGCATTACTTAAATGTTCCGGTAGAGTTAATTGTTTATCCTGGTGAAGGACACGGACTCAACCTTTATAAACACCGTAAAGCCAAAATGGAGTGGGACAAGAAGTGGTTTGAATATTATGTGCTGGATAAACAATAA
- a CDS encoding nitrous oxide-stimulated promoter family protein, translated as MAVSELLSAKLLYEFRTMTAMVDIYCKAHHPMKPDCGVCQSCSDFLAYAETRLDRCPYGQDKPTCNKCPVHCYKPHMKQKAREIMMFAGPRMMLPHPIMAIKHLLAERKPAPGKPPEGVSNRHQRKLG; from the coding sequence ATGGCCGTTTCTGAGTTACTTTCTGCTAAGTTACTGTATGAGTTTCGCACCATGACAGCGATGGTCGATATTTACTGTAAAGCACATCATCCAATGAAACCTGACTGCGGAGTTTGCCAATCTTGTAGTGACTTTTTAGCGTATGCCGAAACCCGCCTTGACCGCTGCCCATATGGTCAAGATAAGCCCACTTGCAATAAATGTCCGGTGCATTGCTACAAGCCTCATATGAAACAAAAAGCACGTGAAATAATGATGTTTGCAGGCCCCAGAATGATGTTGCCACACCCAATAATGGCAATAAAACATTTACTCGCTGAACGTAAGCCTGCACCGGGTAAACCACCAGAAGGTGTTAGCAATCGTCACCAACGAAAATTGGGCTAA